CCTGAAGCATACTCCGTTAAAAACTCTTTTACATTGATAAATCCTTTAATGTGGTCTTTATCTCCATCTTCAGTAATTGGATAACGTGTAAATTGATGTTCTTTGATTGTTTCGAGCAACTCATCAACATTAAACGGTTCATTTAATGTAACCATTTGTGTTCTTGGTACCATAATATCTTTTGCATGACGTTCATCAAATGAAAATATATTTTGCATATAAGCAAGTTCTGTTTGGTTAATTTCGCCACCATGGTAACTATTATTCATAATAATTTTAAGTTCTTCTTCAGACATAGCTTCATTCCCTGCATTAGGATCCGCACCAAACAAACGAATAATCAATCTAGCTGAACCGTTCATGAGCCAAATTAGTGGTTTCATGATTAAACCAAAAATGTAAAGTGGACGCGCATATAATAACGCAATATTTTCAGTGTATTGAATCGCTAACGTTTTCGGCGCAAGTTCCCCGACTACAACATGAATATATGTCACGATAATAAAAGCTGTTACAATTGAGATGGTAGCTACTAATGCATTAGGTAAATTTAAAAGTTCAATCACTGGATGTAAAATACGTTCAAATAATGGCTCTCCTAACCACCCTAATCCAAGTGACGTGACTGTAATGCCTAATTGACACGCAGACAAGTAATAATCTAGATTGGAAATCATTTTTTTCACAACTCTTGCATTCCCGTTGCCTTCTGCAATCAGTTGTTCTACTCGTGAAGCGCGTACTTTGACTAACGCAAACTCCGAACCCACAAATACTGTGGTTAATGCAATTAATGCTACAAATATTGTTAAATATAATATGGTCGTACTATCCAATTAATTCCCTTATAGAAAGGGATTCACCTCCGTTATTTTGCATCGCTCATGTAAAGGCGATGACATCAAAAATGTAATACGTCGTGCGCGTGCCGTTCTTGATGTTAAATCCTTCCCATTGAGCTTCCCTCCAGACACAAAAATATTAATTTTATCATAGCATAATTCTTAGTGAAATTATACTATAAATACTCACTCTGAAAACGTGAGATATATGTCCCCAAACCTTTTAATGGTCATTCAATTTTAAATGTAAGATTAAAAAACCTTCAAAGTCGGTAAAAGATGACGTTTGAAGGTTCTATATAAAGGCCTGCCTCACTT
The sequence above is a segment of the Staphylococcus hyicus genome. Coding sequences within it:
- a CDS encoding hemolysin family protein yields the protein MDSTTILYLTIFVALIALTTVFVGSEFALVKVRASRVEQLIAEGNGNARVVKKMISNLDYYLSACQLGITVTSLGLGWLGEPLFERILHPVIELLNLPNALVATISIVTAFIIVTYIHVVVGELAPKTLAIQYTENIALLYARPLYIFGLIMKPLIWLMNGSARLIIRLFGADPNAGNEAMSEEELKIIMNNSYHGGEINQTELAYMQNIFSFDERHAKDIMVPRTQMVTLNEPFNVDELLETIKEHQFTRYPITEDGDKDHIKGFINVKEFLTEYASGTPIKIGNYIHELPMISETTRISDALIRMQREHVHISLIIDEYGGTAGILTMEDILEEIVGEIRDEFDDDEINDIIKLDDNTFQINGRVLLRDLEEEYGIAFEDSDDIDTIGGWLQSQNTELEQDDYIDTQYDRWIVSEIENHQIISVLLRYECHESRRRIGDADDDDTQDNTQDK